Proteins from one Cellulosilyticum lentocellum DSM 5427 genomic window:
- a CDS encoding copper amine oxidase N-terminal domain-containing protein, which translates to MNKKQKLAYCLIIIMIISLVPHFSRGASWNRINKVITVMEQEVISAEDAPELIIDLVDELEVGDLFYLQLSGAKWLDEPYISTLIGAASEASLETKLIGSMLQIKIQGARLERGTSIRIPMALQMVDEISFVEIISNNTAVTSGRYHVATAMNYRGKVSTHQIPTAVKEGEMADLWIEEPFSKAFSKAMNQGKQGVIEIQLTHQGFSFDINTSTPQLIGIKGFEGINSGADAIKQIDGQTLEILLPDISQAKYTGGFILSGIKIIEENHNNFQGKLAVKAKGDLIQEATVEVLEIMDYTVDLEVKSKKVYSGTKQEVQFALVEKVADSLVKERVTYFEFGNGVSLETNTQGKVEVTMNGEVMVCEPIKKGNLVIGFKVQQLPKEASRYDFQVTLMIPHGTQGNIELVVEGRSLIKTLTAKVLAVDTPFQVEVEPFEVRIGFKDQVGGKIEIRELAPGEIAQGKTIILQFEESGMKFTKLPQITVTEGDIRLGTPVWQSNRLEIPIVRRSNEASIITISHFTLTADQTIASGNYKLQIGGTGFSELATEQSLDAIWQGDFLKVAEENEVIPTPPPVMVTPIKFTIGKSHYTIGSTNKSMDATPYISNGRTMLPIKYVADAIGIGGECILWHPTTKTVTIKANQTITLQLGSKIMKIDGKTYTMSAPPEAKNGRTFVPVAEITRASAIQTVWESSTKSVIFYIYD; encoded by the coding sequence ATGAACAAGAAACAAAAATTAGCGTATTGCTTGATTATTATAATGATTATAAGTCTAGTACCTCATTTCTCTCGTGGGGCTTCTTGGAACCGTATTAATAAGGTCATAACGGTTATGGAGCAGGAAGTTATTTCTGCAGAAGATGCGCCAGAATTGATTATTGACTTAGTAGATGAGTTAGAAGTAGGCGATTTATTTTATTTACAACTTTCAGGAGCTAAATGGTTAGATGAGCCATACATAAGTACGTTAATAGGTGCAGCATCAGAAGCATCGCTAGAAACAAAATTGATAGGTAGTATGTTGCAGATTAAGATTCAAGGAGCCAGGCTAGAAAGAGGAACAAGTATACGAATTCCTATGGCCCTTCAAATGGTGGATGAAATAAGTTTTGTGGAAATTATAAGTAATAATACAGCTGTGACATCAGGGAGATATCATGTTGCAACAGCTATGAATTATAGAGGAAAAGTGAGTACTCATCAAATACCAACAGCAGTAAAAGAAGGTGAAATGGCAGATCTATGGATTGAAGAGCCTTTTTCTAAAGCCTTTTCAAAGGCAATGAATCAAGGGAAACAAGGGGTTATTGAAATTCAGTTAACTCATCAAGGTTTTTCATTTGATATAAATACGAGTACACCTCAGCTTATAGGAATAAAGGGCTTCGAGGGGATTAATAGTGGAGCTGATGCCATTAAGCAGATAGACGGACAGACTCTAGAAATCCTTTTACCCGATATAAGCCAGGCTAAATATACAGGAGGTTTCATTTTATCAGGTATTAAGATTATAGAAGAAAATCATAATAACTTTCAAGGAAAGCTAGCAGTAAAAGCTAAAGGAGACCTTATTCAAGAAGCTACTGTAGAAGTACTAGAGATAATGGATTACACAGTTGACTTAGAAGTGAAGAGTAAAAAGGTATACTCTGGAACAAAGCAAGAAGTTCAATTTGCTTTAGTAGAAAAAGTAGCAGATTCTTTGGTGAAAGAGAGAGTAACTTATTTTGAGTTTGGAAATGGTGTGAGTTTAGAAACGAATACTCAAGGCAAGGTAGAAGTGACTATGAATGGAGAGGTAATGGTATGCGAACCTATAAAAAAAGGAAACCTAGTTATAGGTTTTAAAGTACAGCAATTACCAAAGGAAGCGAGTCGTTATGATTTCCAGGTGACATTAATGATACCTCATGGCACACAAGGAAATATCGAACTTGTAGTAGAAGGAAGATCGCTTATAAAAACACTAACAGCCAAGGTATTAGCAGTTGACACACCTTTTCAGGTAGAAGTAGAACCTTTTGAGGTTCGTATAGGCTTTAAAGATCAAGTGGGTGGTAAAATTGAAATCCGAGAATTAGCGCCGGGAGAAATAGCTCAAGGTAAAACTATTATATTACAGTTTGAAGAAAGTGGGATGAAATTTACAAAGCTACCACAAATCACGGTAACAGAAGGAGATATACGTTTAGGAACGCCGGTATGGCAATCTAATAGACTAGAGATACCTATTGTTAGACGATCCAATGAGGCTTCTATTATTACAATAAGTCACTTTACCTTAACAGCAGACCAAACCATTGCTTCAGGAAATTATAAGTTACAAATAGGGGGAACTGGTTTTTCTGAATTAGCCACAGAGCAAAGCCTAGATGCTATTTGGCAAGGAGATTTTCTTAAAGTAGCAGAGGAAAATGAAGTTATACCTACACCACCGCCAGTCATGGTAACACCTATAAAATTTACTATTGGTAAGAGTCATTATACAATAGGAAGTACTAATAAATCTATGGATGCCACACCCTATATCTCTAATGGTAGAACTATGCTACCTATCAAGTATGTAGCGGATGCGATAGGTATTGGAGGAGAGTGCATTTTATGGCATCCTACTACTAAAACAGTAACTATTAAAGCTAACCAAACCATTACATTACAGCTAGGAAGCAAAATAATGAAAATAGATGGTAAGACTTATACCATGTCAGCCCCTCCAGAAGCTAAAAATGGACGTACTTTTGTACCCGTTGCAGAGATTACACGGGCTTCAGCTATACAAACAGTGTGGGAAAGTAGTACAAAATCCGTTATTTTTTATATTTATGATTAA
- a CDS encoding MATE family efflux transporter yields MKDLTKGNPGKLILQFAIPIFIGNLVQLFYSLVDIRIVGEILGEQALAAVGATSTLNNLIIGFLIGLTNGFAIIVARDFGAGDFEALRKSVAGTLSLGMITAIILTIVSVGLLEPILRLLNMKDELMLQGILYIRVILLGMMAAMLYNVCASVLRAIGDAITPLYFLVLSALMNIGLDYLLVGPMNQGVAGAAYATVISQSIAAILCFIYIVKRYPMLHLRWSDFRPQKSRIVLLLKSGLSMGMMQSLVSLGTVALQSAINTFSTNIIVAHTGARKITEMLMLPFSVLGMTIATYCGQNRGAGEIQRIKIGIKQVILAAWGWCVVVIIISYTLSPLLIQMVTASKEVEVIETATLYLRVDTLLYFVTAMIAVFRNALQGLGDHTTPIFSSFIELIGKVLVVILLVPSLGYMGIIVAEPIVWVLMVIPLIIQLVRHPLFKENVNLKENSKIM; encoded by the coding sequence ATGAAAGACTTAACAAAAGGAAATCCAGGAAAGCTTATCTTACAGTTTGCTATTCCTATTTTTATTGGTAATTTAGTTCAGCTTTTTTATAGTTTGGTAGATATAAGAATTGTAGGAGAGATTTTAGGAGAACAAGCATTAGCGGCAGTGGGTGCGACCAGTACACTTAATAATTTAATCATTGGCTTTTTAATTGGTCTAACCAATGGATTTGCTATTATTGTAGCAAGAGATTTTGGAGCAGGAGATTTTGAGGCACTTAGAAAAAGCGTAGCAGGTACATTAAGTTTAGGGATGATCACCGCTATTATTTTAACCATAGTTAGTGTAGGTTTATTGGAACCTATTTTAAGATTGCTTAATATGAAAGATGAACTCATGTTACAAGGTATTCTTTACATAAGAGTTATTTTATTAGGAATGATGGCTGCCATGCTTTATAATGTTTGTGCCAGTGTACTTCGTGCTATAGGCGATGCCATTACACCACTTTATTTTCTTGTGTTATCTGCATTAATGAATATAGGGCTTGACTACTTGTTAGTAGGGCCTATGAATCAAGGCGTGGCAGGAGCAGCTTATGCTACGGTTATTTCACAGAGTATAGCTGCTATCTTATGTTTTATTTATATAGTGAAACGCTATCCAATGCTTCATTTAAGGTGGAGTGATTTTAGGCCTCAAAAATCACGTATAGTACTATTATTAAAATCGGGATTATCCATGGGGATGATGCAGTCTTTAGTTTCACTTGGAACCGTAGCCCTGCAAAGTGCTATTAATACTTTCAGTACCAATATCATTGTAGCTCATACGGGTGCCCGTAAAATTACAGAAATGTTAATGTTGCCTTTTAGTGTGTTAGGCATGACTATAGCAACCTATTGTGGGCAAAATAGAGGGGCAGGAGAAATCCAGCGTATCAAAATAGGTATAAAACAGGTTATTTTAGCAGCATGGGGCTGGTGTGTGGTGGTTATTATCATCAGCTATACTTTATCGCCTCTACTGATTCAAATGGTAACAGCAAGTAAAGAAGTTGAGGTGATAGAAACAGCCACTCTTTACTTGCGAGTAGATACATTACTTTATTTTGTAACTGCCATGATTGCAGTTTTTCGAAATGCACTTCAAGGGTTAGGAGATCATACAACACCTATTTTCTCAAGTTTTATTGAACTTATTGGAAAAGTACTTGTTGTTATTTTGCTAGTACCTTCTCTAGGTTATATGGGTATTATTGTAGCTGAACCTATTGTGTGGGTATTAATGGTAATCCCTCTAATTATTCAATTAGTCAGACATCCTTTGTTTAAAGAAAACGTTAACCTTAAAGAAAATAGTAAAATAATGTAA
- a CDS encoding glycoside hydrolase family 113: MEFIKGITFAPFAAQGSFANEKAKQSLKSLQERTGANFIILVPNGLQDTAQSEVIDFKSKANVSDEELREMIRFAKSLGLKVALKPTANCKNGTWRAHINFFDKDVHCEPKWHNWFKSYTDFQVHYARIAQEEGCEMMIAGCEMVMSERRADEWRKLIDDIKQVYHGLVSYNTDKYQEDNVTWWDAVDVISSSGYYPLEDWEKELDRIEKVVEHFQKPFFFAEAGCMSTAHSSEVPNDWGKTGEVALEEQAAWYEAMFKACSKRSWVSGFAMWDWPWKQYDLKEAAKDKGYALYGKPAEQVIKKYYSR; encoded by the coding sequence ATGGAATTTATTAAAGGTATAACATTTGCACCTTTTGCGGCTCAAGGGAGTTTTGCAAATGAGAAGGCAAAACAAAGTTTAAAAAGTTTACAAGAAAGAACAGGTGCTAATTTTATTATTTTAGTGCCTAATGGCCTTCAAGATACAGCACAGTCAGAGGTGATTGATTTTAAGTCTAAGGCTAATGTATCAGATGAAGAATTAAGAGAGATGATTCGTTTTGCAAAATCATTGGGTCTTAAAGTGGCTTTAAAGCCTACAGCCAATTGTAAAAATGGTACTTGGAGAGCACACATTAATTTCTTTGATAAAGATGTGCATTGTGAACCTAAATGGCATAATTGGTTTAAGTCTTATACAGATTTTCAGGTACATTATGCACGTATTGCTCAAGAAGAAGGCTGTGAGATGATGATTGCAGGCTGTGAAATGGTCATGAGTGAGAGAAGAGCAGACGAGTGGCGTAAGCTTATTGATGACATTAAGCAGGTTTATCATGGCCTTGTATCCTATAACACAGATAAATATCAAGAAGATAACGTGACTTGGTGGGATGCAGTAGATGTTATTTCTTCTAGTGGGTACTACCCTCTTGAAGATTGGGAAAAGGAATTAGATCGTATTGAAAAGGTAGTAGAGCATTTCCAAAAACCATTTTTCTTTGCAGAAGCAGGTTGTATGTCTACGGCTCATTCTTCAGAAGTCCCTAATGATTGGGGAAAAACAGGAGAAGTAGCTTTAGAAGAACAAGCAGCTTGGTATGAAGCTATGTTTAAAGCTTGCTCAAAACGCTCTTGGGTATCTGGTTTTGCTATGTGGGATTGGCCATGGAAGCAATATGATTTAAAAGAAGCAGCAAAAGACAAAGGCTATGCATTATATGGAAAACCAGCTGAACAGGTTATAAAAAAATACTATAGTCGTTAG
- a CDS encoding AraC family transcriptional regulator — protein MHYLFEFNDKRYTWYEAFLFDAAKDVLPIRAHWHYFMEMIFILDGTALINCEQHTYVLESGDLILFHPKMIHAISATTPSPLKYGVLKFDIHKLQPSSTFGPDLASIFQAAKTDVHTCVFFSAEQLKSFPMKEIFLTCIHETQTKDFGYDLLIYAKLTSLLIAIARFWRKNDFNTDLVLTKNNTYDSIDTITEYIDAHSSEPLKVEDLAKQCHMSYSHFAKQFKVLYGQSCKEYIAFIRVCKAEDLLRFTDFDLAFISQETGFSDCSHLIKTFKKYKGVTPKQFRMNGI, from the coding sequence ATGCATTACTTATTTGAGTTCAATGATAAACGTTACACTTGGTATGAAGCTTTTTTATTTGATGCGGCTAAAGATGTCCTACCTATTCGCGCCCACTGGCATTACTTTATGGAAATGATTTTTATACTAGACGGTACTGCCCTCATTAATTGTGAGCAGCATACTTATGTATTAGAATCTGGTGACCTTATTTTATTCCACCCCAAAATGATTCATGCTATTTCTGCTACTACACCTTCGCCTTTAAAGTATGGTGTTTTAAAGTTCGATATTCACAAGCTTCAACCTTCCTCTACTTTTGGCCCAGATTTAGCTTCTATTTTTCAAGCTGCTAAAACAGATGTTCATACTTGTGTCTTCTTTTCTGCTGAACAGCTAAAAAGCTTTCCGATGAAGGAAATTTTTCTAACTTGCATTCATGAAACTCAGACTAAAGACTTTGGTTATGATTTACTTATTTATGCAAAGCTTACTTCCTTACTGATTGCCATTGCACGTTTTTGGCGCAAGAATGACTTTAATACAGACCTTGTCCTTACCAAAAACAATACCTATGACTCTATTGACACCATTACTGAATATATTGACGCTCACTCTAGTGAACCTTTAAAAGTGGAAGACCTAGCTAAACAATGTCATATGAGCTATTCTCATTTTGCTAAACAATTTAAAGTACTCTATGGACAATCTTGTAAAGAATACATAGCCTTTATTCGTGTTTGTAAAGCAGAGGACTTATTACGTTTCACTGATTTCGACTTAGCCTTTATTAGCCAAGAAACTGGCTTTTCTGATTGTAGCCACCTGATTAAGACTTTCAAAAAGTATAAAGGTGTTACGCCAAAACAATTTCGTATGAATGGCATATAA
- a CDS encoding HD-GYP domain-containing protein, which translates to MSTRIGIEQIQVGMVIDKPIYKHNGVLLIPRQTTITPRVQQLLKEYLVEYIDIEEKAAMPIATSTEAIKETEAFKVFDQGMLATTENLRSTLSHVAHTDEALDVQTLVAEVDNLFKKADNNIQLLDMMYCMRSYDDLTYTHSVNVALMCHIMGRWLGLSEEDMQVLSLCGLLHDVGKVDIPQEIITKPGRLTKEEFDVIKEHPVKGYKILEKQAIDERIKAAACMHHEKCDGTGYPKGLKGEQIDDFAKIVTIIDVYDAMTANRIYRKGMCPFKVVEALIDEGFEKYDPKYLLLFLERITETYINKPVRLSNGQEGNIVMINKNDLSHPIIQIGNEYINLSIHKQITIEAIL; encoded by the coding sequence ATGAGCACAAGAATAGGTATTGAACAAATACAGGTGGGGATGGTTATAGATAAACCTATTTATAAACATAATGGTGTTTTACTTATTCCAAGACAAACTACGATAACACCAAGGGTTCAGCAATTACTAAAAGAGTATTTAGTAGAGTATATAGATATTGAAGAAAAAGCAGCGATGCCTATAGCAACCTCGACTGAAGCTATTAAAGAGACTGAAGCCTTTAAAGTATTCGATCAAGGGATGTTAGCTACTACAGAAAATCTAAGAAGCACACTATCTCATGTAGCTCATACAGACGAAGCGCTTGATGTACAAACATTAGTTGCAGAAGTTGATAACTTGTTCAAAAAAGCAGATAATAATATCCAGTTATTGGATATGATGTATTGTATGCGCAGTTATGATGATTTAACCTATACACATAGTGTCAATGTGGCATTAATGTGTCATATTATGGGAAGATGGTTAGGATTAAGTGAAGAGGATATGCAAGTTTTGAGTTTATGCGGGCTATTACATGATGTTGGTAAGGTGGATATTCCACAAGAAATAATTACAAAACCTGGAAGGCTTACAAAAGAAGAATTTGATGTGATTAAAGAGCATCCTGTAAAAGGCTATAAGATATTAGAAAAGCAAGCTATTGACGAACGTATTAAAGCAGCAGCCTGTATGCATCATGAGAAATGTGATGGGACAGGATATCCTAAAGGATTAAAAGGTGAACAAATAGATGATTTTGCAAAGATTGTAACCATTATAGATGTATACGATGCAATGACAGCTAATCGTATTTATAGAAAAGGAATGTGTCCATTTAAAGTTGTAGAAGCACTTATAGATGAAGGATTTGAAAAATATGATCCCAAATATTTACTTTTATTTCTAGAGCGTATAACTGAAACCTATATTAATAAACCTGTTAGATTAAGTAATGGGCAAGAGGGTAACATTGTAATGATTAATAAAAATGATTTATCACATCCTATTATTCAAATAGGAAATGAGTATATCAATTTATCTATCCATAAACAGATTACTATAGAAGCCATTTTATAA
- a CDS encoding ABC transporter permease, which translates to MKQRKGLLFLQGFLFFNLIWYLGAIWLKTPALPVPTKVYGYLPKIIGGPMLGHIGASLQRIFWGLLISTLIGVMIGLLMGTSPVINRLLNPLIYFTYPIPKTALLPILMILFGLGDHSKITLIVLITVFQVIVAVRGSVQQIDAGLYHSMRSLGASKGQMFYHVTLPAVLPDILTHLRLSVGTTLSVLFFAENYGTQHGLGYYIQDSWSRMNYLAMYGGILILGLLGFMLFIMIDGLEQWWCKK; encoded by the coding sequence ATGAAGCAAAGGAAAGGTTTATTATTTTTACAAGGTTTCTTATTCTTTAATCTTATATGGTATTTAGGAGCCATTTGGTTAAAAACACCAGCTTTACCAGTGCCGACAAAAGTCTATGGCTATTTACCAAAAATTATAGGGGGGCCTATGCTAGGACATATAGGGGCAAGTCTTCAAAGAATTTTTTGGGGGCTATTGATTTCTACGTTAATAGGCGTAATGATTGGGCTATTAATGGGTACTTCACCTGTTATTAACCGTCTTTTAAATCCGTTAATCTATTTTACTTATCCTATTCCTAAAACTGCATTACTCCCTATTCTAATGATTTTGTTTGGTTTAGGAGATCATTCAAAGATTACGCTTATTGTGCTGATTACAGTTTTTCAGGTCATTGTAGCAGTAAGAGGGAGTGTTCAGCAGATTGATGCAGGCCTTTATCATAGTATGAGGAGTTTAGGAGCGAGTAAAGGGCAAATGTTTTACCATGTCACTTTACCAGCAGTACTTCCTGATATTTTAACGCATCTTAGGTTATCAGTAGGGACTACTTTATCTGTTTTATTTTTTGCTGAAAACTACGGAACACAGCATGGGTTAGGTTATTATATCCAAGATAGTTGGAGTCGAATGAATTATTTAGCTATGTATGGTGGTATCTTAATATTAGGTTTATTAGGATTTATGCTATTTATTATGATTGATGGGCTAGAACAATGGTGGTGCAAAAAATAA
- a CDS encoding ABC transporter ATP-binding protein, protein MIEVRDLVVKYKNNKIFERALGPIDLTLDPGEIIAIIGPSGCGKSTFIKALAGITPYEGSLLMKGESFNYQKQRIGYIPQGYGLLPWKTVYENCTLPFRIKKMKLTEERKAHLEEVLETLELKQLTKRYPSALSGGQRQRVALARAFAFSPELLLMDEPFSALDAIMKEEAAEIFLKVWRVHHCTTLIVTHSIEEALYMGNKILVMYQNGTVNAIWENPLFADAHFREREEFKVLYHQIKEQIKRGRS, encoded by the coding sequence ATGATTGAGGTAAGGGATTTAGTAGTGAAATATAAAAACAATAAAATTTTTGAAAGGGCATTAGGACCGATTGATTTAACACTAGACCCAGGAGAGATTATTGCCATTATAGGTCCTTCGGGATGTGGAAAGTCTACTTTTATTAAAGCATTAGCAGGCATAACACCTTATGAAGGAAGTCTTTTAATGAAGGGAGAAAGCTTTAATTATCAAAAGCAGCGCATTGGTTATATTCCTCAAGGTTATGGTCTTTTACCTTGGAAAACAGTATATGAAAATTGTACTTTACCATTTCGCATTAAAAAGATGAAACTGACAGAAGAAAGAAAAGCGCATCTTGAAGAAGTATTAGAGACTTTAGAGCTTAAGCAGTTAACGAAACGGTATCCAAGTGCTTTAAGTGGTGGACAGCGTCAAAGAGTAGCCCTTGCTAGAGCTTTTGCTTTTTCACCAGAATTATTATTAATGGATGAACCTTTTTCAGCTTTAGATGCCATTATGAAAGAAGAGGCAGCAGAAATCTTTTTGAAGGTTTGGAGAGTGCACCATTGTACGACTTTAATCGTCACACATAGTATCGAAGAAGCACTTTATATGGGAAATAAGATTCTTGTCATGTATCAAAATGGAACAGTAAATGCTATATGGGAAAACCCTCTTTTTGCAGATGCACATTTTAGAGAAAGAGAAGAATTTAAAGTGCTTTATCATCAAATTAAAGAACAAATTAAAAGGGGGAGAAGCTGA
- a CDS encoding ABC transporter substrate-binding protein: MKKKLSVLLCFILSVVMVGCNAKAPIPEASPSPSEAGAEKESLSLGLISSISALPIIMAEEKGYFEEAGVDVKLEFFKAAKDRDAALQAGQIDGVICDQIAIAIYQNAGIDMKITGMTDGEFVLVAGANSGINQVADLVGKKVAISENTVIEYTLDQLLDKYDVSEAAVEKVAIPAMPTRLEMLNNGEIDAAIMPSPFSDTAIANGGKMIEKVDVDSGMYPSVTAFKQSVIDEKPNAIKAFYTAYNKGVDYINTTDVKAYEEVIITTIGYPEEMRGNIIAPVFRKNQLPPLEEVEDVFDWCEDKGLLTITLEPADAVSDIGVIQ; the protein is encoded by the coding sequence ATGAAAAAGAAATTAAGTGTATTATTATGTTTCATATTAAGTGTAGTCATGGTAGGATGTAATGCAAAAGCGCCCATTCCAGAAGCCAGTCCATCACCATCAGAAGCAGGAGCTGAAAAAGAAAGTCTTTCTTTAGGACTTATTAGTTCGATTTCAGCGCTACCCATTATTATGGCAGAGGAGAAGGGGTATTTTGAGGAAGCAGGAGTAGATGTAAAGTTAGAATTTTTTAAAGCTGCTAAAGATCGTGATGCAGCGCTTCAAGCAGGCCAAATTGATGGGGTCATTTGTGATCAGATTGCCATTGCTATTTATCAAAATGCAGGGATTGATATGAAAATTACTGGCATGACAGATGGCGAGTTTGTCTTAGTAGCAGGTGCCAATAGTGGTATTAATCAAGTAGCTGATTTAGTGGGTAAAAAAGTGGCTATTTCAGAAAACACAGTCATTGAATATACATTAGACCAACTATTAGATAAATATGATGTGTCTGAAGCAGCAGTAGAAAAAGTAGCCATTCCAGCAATGCCAACAAGACTTGAAATGCTTAATAATGGAGAAATAGATGCTGCCATTATGCCAAGTCCTTTTTCTGATACAGCCATTGCAAATGGTGGTAAAATGATTGAAAAGGTAGATGTGGATAGTGGTATGTACCCTTCTGTTACAGCATTTAAGCAATCTGTTATTGATGAAAAACCAAATGCTATTAAAGCCTTTTATACAGCCTACAACAAAGGTGTCGATTACATTAATACAACAGATGTAAAAGCTTATGAAGAAGTGATTATTACAACCATTGGTTATCCAGAAGAGATGAGAGGTAACATTATTGCACCTGTATTTAGAAAAAATCAATTACCTCCTTTAGAGGAAGTAGAAGATGTATTTGATTGGTGTGAAGACAAGGGACTTTTAACAATTACGCTTGAACCAGCAGATGCAGTAAGTGACATTGGTGTTATTCAGTAA
- a CDS encoding UbiX family flavin prenyltransferase: MKRIVVGITGASGSIYAKRLIEELLRLDLEIHVIATATAEKVFAYELDLEFKSYMEKLRKQYHQLILEENDHLFAGIASGSYGFDAMIVMPCSMGTLGEIAYGLSKNLLVRAADVALKEKRPLILVPRETPLNAIHLENMLKLAKMDVSILPAMPGFYHKPKSLEEVIDFVVGKVLDHLGIHHQLFQKWTDH, from the coding sequence ATGAAAAGAATTGTGGTAGGTATAACAGGTGCTAGTGGTAGTATTTATGCTAAAAGATTAATTGAAGAACTACTAAGGTTAGATTTGGAGATTCATGTGATTGCGACTGCTACAGCTGAAAAAGTATTTGCTTATGAGCTAGACTTAGAGTTTAAGTCTTATATGGAAAAGCTTAGAAAGCAGTACCATCAGCTTATTTTAGAAGAAAACGATCATTTGTTTGCAGGAATTGCTAGTGGTTCTTATGGCTTTGATGCCATGATTGTAATGCCTTGTTCTATGGGAACTTTAGGTGAGATAGCTTATGGTCTATCTAAAAATCTCCTGGTACGTGCGGCAGATGTAGCACTTAAGGAAAAAAGACCACTTATTTTAGTACCAAGAGAAACCCCTTTAAATGCTATTCATTTAGAAAATATGTTGAAGCTAGCTAAGATGGATGTGAGTATTTTACCTGCCATGCCAGGTTTTTATCACAAACCCAAATCTTTAGAAGAAGTTATAGATTTTGTAGTAGGTAAAGTGCTAGATCATTTAGGAATCCATCATCAGCTATTTCAAAAATGGACAGATCATTAA